A section of the Rhizobium sp. BG4 genome encodes:
- a CDS encoding four helix bundle protein, translating to MWQAAIDLAVDCYELTKGFPREEAYGLTAQIRRAATSVAANIAEGHGREVTGSFVQFLRIAQGSLKELETHMLISQRVGLIREVEFRKMTDRCDEIGRMLRALIRNLQEKQ from the coding sequence GTGTGGCAGGCGGCCATCGACTTGGCTGTCGATTGCTACGAGTTAACCAAGGGATTTCCAAGGGAGGAGGCTTACGGTCTGACTGCTCAAATCCGCAGGGCTGCGACATCAGTCGCAGCCAACATTGCTGAAGGTCACGGCCGTGAAGTCACGGGAAGTTTCGTTCAGTTCTTGCGGATTGCCCAGGGTTCGCTGAAGGAATTGGAAACGCATATGCTCATCTCGCAAAGGGTCGGATTGATCCGCGAGGTCGAGTTCAGGAAGATGACGGACAGATGCGACGAAATCGGCAGGATGCTGCGCGCGCTGATACGAAATCTTCAGGAGAAGCAATGA
- a CDS encoding NADH-quinone oxidoreductase subunit A, with translation MTELLGNYIPIAIFIGIALVIGLALLIAPFAVAFKAPDSEKLSAYECGFNAFDDARMKFDIRFYLVSILFIIFDLEVAFLFPWAVSFGAIGWFGFWSMMVFLGVLTIGFIYEWKKGALEWE, from the coding sequence ATGACTGAACTGCTCGGTAATTACATTCCGATCGCTATTTTCATTGGTATCGCTCTCGTTATCGGCCTGGCGCTTCTGATTGCGCCGTTCGCCGTTGCCTTCAAGGCGCCTGATTCGGAAAAGCTCTCTGCTTACGAATGCGGTTTCAATGCCTTCGACGATGCCCGCATGAAGTTCGACATCCGCTTCTATCTCGTGTCGATTCTCTTCATCATCTTCGACCTTGAAGTCGCCTTCCTCTTCCCCTGGGCCGTTTCCTTCGGCGCCATTGGCTGGTTCGGCTTCTGGTCCATGATGGTCTTCCTTGGTGTGCTGACCATCGGCTTTATCTATGAATGGAAGAAGGGAGCCCTGGAATGGGAGTGA
- a CDS encoding NADH-quinone oxidoreductase subunit C: MSEALTELSSYISEARGNLVAASQLKFGELTLTTTGENLIALLTFLRDDAKCGFVNMIDICGVDWPQRELRFDVVYHLLSPKQNLRIRIKVATDEDTPVPSACAVYPGADWFERETWDMYGVLFTGHPDLRRILTDYGFEGHPLRKDFPTTGFVEVRYDDAAKRVVYEPVELKQEFRNFDFMSPWEGTDYVLPGDEKAKQ, from the coding sequence ATGAGCGAAGCCCTCACTGAGCTGTCGTCCTATATCTCGGAAGCGCGTGGCAACCTGGTTGCCGCGTCGCAGCTGAAGTTCGGCGAATTGACCCTGACGACGACGGGTGAAAACCTGATCGCGCTGCTGACGTTCCTGCGTGACGACGCCAAGTGCGGCTTCGTCAACATGATCGACATCTGCGGCGTTGACTGGCCGCAGCGCGAGCTGCGCTTCGATGTCGTCTATCATCTCCTGTCTCCGAAGCAGAACCTGCGCATCCGCATCAAGGTCGCGACCGACGAAGATACGCCGGTGCCGTCCGCCTGCGCCGTCTATCCGGGCGCCGACTGGTTCGAGCGCGAGACCTGGGACATGTACGGCGTCCTCTTCACCGGTCACCCCGATCTGCGCCGCATCCTCACCGACTACGGTTTCGAGGGGCACCCCCTGCGCAAGGATTTCCCGACGACCGGTTTCGTCGAAGTCCGCTACGACGACGCCGCCAAGCGCGTCGTCTACGAGCCGGTGGAACTGAAGCAGGAATTCCGCAACTTCGACTTCATGTCACCCTGGGAAGGCACGGATTATGTGCTGCCGGGTGATGAGAAGGCGAAGCAGTAA
- a CDS encoding NADH-quinone oxidoreductase subunit B, whose protein sequence is MGVTPAGNQPLVSQAPKGIIDPSTGKPIGANDAFFGEINNELADKGFLVTSTDELINWARTGSLMWMTFGLACCAVEMMQLSMPRYDVERFGFAPRASPRQSDVMIVAGTLTNKMAPALRKVYDQMPEPRYVISMGSCANGGGYYHYSYSVVRGCDRVVPIDIYVPGCPPTAEALLYGVLLLQKKIRRTGTIER, encoded by the coding sequence ATGGGAGTGACCCCCGCCGGCAATCAGCCGCTCGTTTCGCAGGCTCCGAAGGGGATCATCGATCCCTCGACCGGCAAGCCGATCGGCGCCAACGACGCGTTCTTCGGTGAGATCAACAATGAACTCGCCGACAAGGGCTTTCTGGTCACCTCGACCGACGAGCTGATCAACTGGGCCCGTACCGGCTCGCTGATGTGGATGACCTTCGGTCTCGCCTGCTGCGCCGTCGAAATGATGCAGCTGTCGATGCCGCGTTACGACGTCGAGCGTTTCGGCTTTGCGCCGCGTGCCTCGCCGCGCCAGTCCGACGTCATGATCGTCGCCGGCACGCTGACCAACAAGATGGCCCCCGCGCTCCGCAAGGTCTACGACCAGATGCCTGAGCCGCGCTACGTTATCTCGATGGGCTCCTGCGCCAATGGTGGCGGCTACTATCACTATTCCTATTCGGTTGTTCGCGGCTGCGACCGCGTCGTGCCGATCGACATCTACGTGCCGGGCTGTCCCCCCACGGCGGAAGCGCTGCTCTACGGCGTGCTCCTGCTGCAGAAGAAGATCCGGCGCACCGGCACGATCGAGCGGTAA